In the genome of Desulfovermiculus halophilus DSM 18834, the window GGTGTATTTTTCCTGAATCAGGCAGGAGATTTTGATCTCCGAGGTGCTGATGATCATGATATTGATGTCTTCGGACTGCAGGGCCTTGAAGGCTATGGCCGCTACCCCTGAGTGATTGCGCATGCCCACCCCGATGATGGAGACCTTGCACACCTTGGTGTCCGGGAGAATGGCCCGGGCTCCAAGGTTCTCCTTGAGGCGGTCGATGACTTGCATGGTCCGGTCCAGGTCTCCCCTGGGGACGGTAAAGGTGATGTCCGTGCGGCCCTCCCGGCTGGGATTCTGGACAATCATGTCCACAATGATATTGGCCGAAGCCAAGGGCTCGAATACCGAGGCCGCAATGCCGGGCTCGTCGAATACATCCACCAGGGTGATTCGGGCCTGGTCCTTGTCGTAGGCTATGCCGGAAACCAGTACAGCTTCCATATCTTCATCCTCCTGCACGAGAAGAGTCCCTGGTTCATCGGAAAAAGTGGACCGGACATGAACCGGGACATTGTATTTCTTGGCAAACTCAACGGAACGGATCTGCAGCACCTTTGCCCCCATGCTGGACATCTCCAGCATCTCATCATAGGCGATTCTGGGCAGCTTTCTGGCCTGGGCGCATATGTTCGGATCTGTGGTGTATACCCCTGCGACATCGGTGTAGATCTCGCAGACCTCGGCGTTTAAGGCCCCAGCCAGGGCTACGGCGCTGGTGTCCGATCCCCCTCGCCCCAGGGTGGT includes:
- a CDS encoding aspartate kinase, coding for MKVVVQKFGGTSVADLQCMQQVQAKVQRKLDQGYRVIVVLSAMAGETDRLLKMAREWSDTPAPSELDVLLTTGEQISVALFSMLLQNSGIKARSMLGFQIPIHTDPSYGQARILDINAEQLHELLERYNVLVVAGFQGCDCNNHLTTLGRGGSDTSAVALAGALNAEVCEIYTDVAGVYTTDPNICAQARKLPRIAYDEMLEMSSMGAKVLQIRSVEFAKKYNVPVHVRSTFSDEPGTLLVQEDEDMEAVLVSGIAYDKDQARITLVDVFDEPGIAASVFEPLASANIIVDMIVQNPSREGRTDITFTVPRGDLDRTMQVIDRLKENLGARAILPDTKVCKVSIIGVGMRNHSGVAAIAFKALQSEDINIMIISTSEIKISCLIQEKYTELAVRTLHEAFGLDQEPAAAES